Proteins encoded within one genomic window of Candidatus Nezhaarchaeota archaeon:
- a CDS encoding CBS domain-containing protein, which produces MRGDVLVEEIMRRDYVIIDTDKPVTYALRLMKKAGADGLVVVENDELVGLATYWDLMVRLGDVRVRDADVSSIYVSSIMEPVKAILTSESKVVDAARAFLEDPLHLIPVLKSGKLVGVIESRDVAKVLLDEEEPASSISLRNLPTVNVSARVVHARDLMINSRIRSLAALNERSVIGVVCDDQIVDIYIDLVLSAPMTRRRAQLKRLAVADVGPRRVKVDFDATLAQVAKLLLEKPVKGVPLVDSNNVLVGFVSIGELAKFVCTHASQLKP; this is translated from the coding sequence ATGAGAGGTGATGTGCTCGTAGAGGAGATTATGAGGAGAGACTACGTAATCATCGACACGGATAAGCCGGTGACTTACGCCTTAAGGTTGATGAAGAAGGCCGGCGCTGATGGTCTAGTGGTGGTCGAGAACGATGAGCTAGTTGGTTTAGCAACGTATTGGGACTTGATGGTTAGGCTCGGAGATGTGAGGGTTAGAGATGCTGATGTTTCTAGCATCTACGTTTCAAGCATCATGGAGCCCGTCAAAGCCATCTTAACCTCAGAGTCTAAGGTAGTGGACGCAGCACGAGCTTTCCTTGAAGACCCTCTCCACTTAATCCCAGTCTTGAAATCTGGTAAGCTTGTGGGTGTTATCGAGTCCAGGGATGTAGCTAAGGTGCTACTAGATGAAGAGGAGCCAGCATCCAGCATTTCTTTGAGGAACTTGCCAACGGTTAATGTCTCTGCTAGAGTTGTTCATGCTAGGGACCTCATGATTAACTCGAGAATTAGAAGCTTAGCTGCGCTCAACGAGAGGTCGGTCATTGGGGTTGTGTGCGATGACCAAATCGTTGATATCTACATCGACTTGGTTCTAAGTGCACCCATGACCAGGCGTAGGGCTCAATTAAAGCGCTTAGCTGTTGCTGACGTTGGTCCAAGACGTGTTAAGGTTGACTTCGATGCGACTTTGGCTCAAGTAGCAAAGTTACTTCTCGAGAAGCCTGTTAAAGGTGTCCCGCTGGTGGACTCTAACAATGTACTTGTGGGCTTCGTTTCAATAGGTGAGCTAGCTAAGTTCGTATGCACTCATGCTAGTCAGCTAAAACCTTAG